The following are from one region of the Vanessa atalanta chromosome 5, ilVanAtal1.2, whole genome shotgun sequence genome:
- the LOC125064140 gene encoding pancreatic triacylglycerol lipase-like isoform X1 gives MCSTSTMRRLYLTDRHLRVMLWCILLGLQPAFAGILDPFNWARSDRIEVNIPWLPFENETRCYDELGCLNITRSWYHLIHRPFNVFPLPRVVINTRFILYTKKNPTDGQILNVNANKTIAKSNFSPQRLTKMIIHGFIDTPLSNWVSEMKDELVKAGDFNVVVVDWAGGSLPLYTQATANTRLVGLEVAHFVNTLQKEHGLNPLDVHIIGHSLGAHTAGYAGERIQDLGRITGLDPAEPYFQGMPTHVRLDPTDAQLVDVIHTDGKSIFLLDFVFMAGYGMSQPVGHLDFYPNNGKEQPGCDLTEGPLIPLTLVKQGLEEASRVLVACNHVRAIKLFTESINGKCPYIGHQCPSYQHFVSGKCFHCGHGCAIMGFHADSSPGLITNKNNQSENEVYPSEEQDTIGAKYYLSTGKELPFCQRHYKVVIHLANPKGAESWVQGFLKVTLLSDKGVIRGMDLTPNNYVKLEHGTSYTTVVTNPMDLGGKVRKVELSWEYDMNVLEPRSLCILWCNDRLYVKSVLVDQMELPSRGKRNVDFSSKLCTPKREFAEIPNRGSASFYDNCSR, from the exons gtgCAGTACAAGTACTATGCGAAGACTTTACCTGACGGACAGACACTTAAGAGTAATGTTATGGTGCATTTTACTGGGACTGCAGCCAGCTTTCGCTGGAATTCTCGATCCTTTTAACTGGGCACGTTCAGATCGTATTGAAGTAAACATACCGTGGTTGCCTT TTGAAAACGAAACAAGATGTTACGACGAACTGGGTTGCCTTAATATAACCCGTAGTTGGTATCACCTCATTCATCGACCATTTAATGTCTTCCCATTGCCCAGAGTCGTCATTAATACcag ATTCATCTTATACACGAAAAAGAATCCAACTGACGGCCAAATACTAAACGTAAATGCTAACAAAACTATAGCGAAATCGAACTTTAGTCCTCAGCGCCTGACTAAAATGATTATTCACGGGTTCATTGACACGCCGCTCTCTAATTGG GTTAGTGAGATGAAAGATGAATTGGTGAAAGCGGGTGATTTTAATGTGGTCGTCGTAGACTGGGCCGGAGGTAGTCTACCACTATACACACAGGCGACTGCGAATACGAGGCTAGTAGGTCTCGAAGTTGCACACTTTGTCAACACATTGCAG AAGGAACATGGACTCAATCCACTAGATGTGCATATCATAGGTCATTCATTGGGCGCGCACACGGCGGGCTATGCTGGAGAGAGAATACAG GACTTAGGAAGAATTACCGGACTCGATCCGGCTGAACCTTACTTTCAAGGAATGCCAACCCACGTAAGGTTGGACCCTACAGACGCTCAGCTAGTAGATGTTATACATACAGATGGAAAAAGCATTTTTCTCTTAG ATTTTGTGTTTATGGCAGGATACGGAATGTCGCAACCAGTGGGCCATCTGGATTTCTACCCGAACAATGGAAAAGAGCAACCAGGTTGTGACCTAACTGAAGGCCCACTAATTCCTCTTACCTTGGTCAAACAAGGACTAGAGGAAGCATCTAGAGTTCTGGTGGCATGCAACCACGTCCGAGCTATTAAACTGTTTACAGAATCTATCAACGGAAAATGTCCTTACATAG GACATCAATGCCCGTCGTATCAACATTTCGTATCAGGAAAGTGTTTCCATTGTGGTCATGGTTGCGCTATAATGGG atttcatGCAGATAGTTCGCCtggtttaattacaaataaaaataatcagtcAGAAAACGAAGTTTATCCCTCTGAAGAACAAGATACAATCGGTGCGAAATATTATCTGAGTACGGGAAAGGAACTACCATTTTGTC agCGCCATTACAAGGTAGTCATTCATTTGGCGAACCCTAAAGGTGCAGAATCATGGGTGCag GGATTTTTGAAAGTAACGCTGCTATCTGATAAAGGAGTTATAAGAGGAATGGATCTCACACCGAATAACTACGTAAA GTTAGAGCATGGGACATCATACACAACTGTAGTTACAAATCCCATGGATTTAGGCGGCAAAGTTAGAAAA GTGGAGTTGTCGTGGGAGTACGATATGAATGTACTAGAGCCGCGATCACTTTGTATTTTATGGTGTAACGACCGCCTTTACGTTAAATCTGTCCTTGTCGATCAAATGGAACTACCGAGCAGAGg GAAACGAAATGTCGACTTCAGCAGTAAGCTGTGTACCCCAAAACGGGAATTCGCCGAAATACCCAATCGAGGCTCGGCAAGTTTCTACGACAACTGTAGCAGATAG
- the LOC125064140 gene encoding pancreatic triacylglycerol lipase-like isoform X3: MRRLYLTDRHLRVMLWCILLGLQPAFAGILDPFNWARSDRIEVNIPWLPFENETRCYDELGCLNITRSWYHLIHRPFNVFPLPRVVINTRFILYTKKNPTDGQILNVNANKTIAKSNFSPQRLTKMIIHGFIDTPLSNWVSEMKDELVKAGDFNVVVVDWAGGSLPLYTQATANTRLVGLEVAHFVNTLQKEHGLNPLDVHIIGHSLGAHTAGYAGERIQDLGRITGLDPAEPYFQGMPTHVRLDPTDAQLVDVIHTDGKSIFLLDFVFMAGYGMSQPVGHLDFYPNNGKEQPGCDLTEGPLIPLTLVKQGLEEASRVLVACNHVRAIKLFTESINGKCPYIGHQCPSYQHFVSGKCFHCGHGCAIMGFHADSSPGLITNKNNQSENEVYPSEEQDTIGAKYYLSTGKELPFCQRHYKVVIHLANPKGAESWVQGFLKVTLLSDKGVIRGMDLTPNNYVKLEHGTSYTTVVTNPMDLGGKVRKVELSWEYDMNVLEPRSLCILWCNDRLYVKSVLVDQMELPSRGKRNVDFSSKLCTPKREFAEIPNRGSASFYDNCSR; encoded by the exons ATGCGAAGACTTTACCTGACGGACAGACACTTAAGAGTAATGTTATGGTGCATTTTACTGGGACTGCAGCCAGCTTTCGCTGGAATTCTCGATCCTTTTAACTGGGCACGTTCAGATCGTATTGAAGTAAACATACCGTGGTTGCCTT TTGAAAACGAAACAAGATGTTACGACGAACTGGGTTGCCTTAATATAACCCGTAGTTGGTATCACCTCATTCATCGACCATTTAATGTCTTCCCATTGCCCAGAGTCGTCATTAATACcag ATTCATCTTATACACGAAAAAGAATCCAACTGACGGCCAAATACTAAACGTAAATGCTAACAAAACTATAGCGAAATCGAACTTTAGTCCTCAGCGCCTGACTAAAATGATTATTCACGGGTTCATTGACACGCCGCTCTCTAATTGG GTTAGTGAGATGAAAGATGAATTGGTGAAAGCGGGTGATTTTAATGTGGTCGTCGTAGACTGGGCCGGAGGTAGTCTACCACTATACACACAGGCGACTGCGAATACGAGGCTAGTAGGTCTCGAAGTTGCACACTTTGTCAACACATTGCAG AAGGAACATGGACTCAATCCACTAGATGTGCATATCATAGGTCATTCATTGGGCGCGCACACGGCGGGCTATGCTGGAGAGAGAATACAG GACTTAGGAAGAATTACCGGACTCGATCCGGCTGAACCTTACTTTCAAGGAATGCCAACCCACGTAAGGTTGGACCCTACAGACGCTCAGCTAGTAGATGTTATACATACAGATGGAAAAAGCATTTTTCTCTTAG ATTTTGTGTTTATGGCAGGATACGGAATGTCGCAACCAGTGGGCCATCTGGATTTCTACCCGAACAATGGAAAAGAGCAACCAGGTTGTGACCTAACTGAAGGCCCACTAATTCCTCTTACCTTGGTCAAACAAGGACTAGAGGAAGCATCTAGAGTTCTGGTGGCATGCAACCACGTCCGAGCTATTAAACTGTTTACAGAATCTATCAACGGAAAATGTCCTTACATAG GACATCAATGCCCGTCGTATCAACATTTCGTATCAGGAAAGTGTTTCCATTGTGGTCATGGTTGCGCTATAATGGG atttcatGCAGATAGTTCGCCtggtttaattacaaataaaaataatcagtcAGAAAACGAAGTTTATCCCTCTGAAGAACAAGATACAATCGGTGCGAAATATTATCTGAGTACGGGAAAGGAACTACCATTTTGTC agCGCCATTACAAGGTAGTCATTCATTTGGCGAACCCTAAAGGTGCAGAATCATGGGTGCag GGATTTTTGAAAGTAACGCTGCTATCTGATAAAGGAGTTATAAGAGGAATGGATCTCACACCGAATAACTACGTAAA GTTAGAGCATGGGACATCATACACAACTGTAGTTACAAATCCCATGGATTTAGGCGGCAAAGTTAGAAAA GTGGAGTTGTCGTGGGAGTACGATATGAATGTACTAGAGCCGCGATCACTTTGTATTTTATGGTGTAACGACCGCCTTTACGTTAAATCTGTCCTTGTCGATCAAATGGAACTACCGAGCAGAGg GAAACGAAATGTCGACTTCAGCAGTAAGCTGTGTACCCCAAAACGGGAATTCGCCGAAATACCCAATCGAGGCTCGGCAAGTTTCTACGACAACTGTAGCAGATAG
- the LOC125064118 gene encoding 39S ribosomal protein L20, mitochondrial, translated as MVFLTVANWIRARGPDEFWRKRRIFRLAAHYTGRRRNCYSVAVRNVHRALAYATKARKLKKEDMKVLWDTRITAACEQHNITAFSLREGLGRADIMLDRKSLSDLAAWEPKTFHCLAAVAKEKLNLDNFIDGTDKKEPTGINLNLKDVMLEAWLKEKK; from the coding sequence atggtatttttaaCCGTTGCTAATTGGATTCGGGCTCGGGGTCCTGATGAATTCTGGAGGAAAAGAAGAATATTTAGATTGGCAGCCCACTACACTGGCCGTCGTAGAAATTGTTATTCTGTTGCAGTCCGAAATGTTCATCGTGCTTTGGCCTATGCGACCAAAGCTCGTAAATTAAAGAAAGAAGATATGAAAGTTCTCTGGGACACACGTATAACAGCAGCATGTGAACAACACAATATAACAGCCTTTTCTTTAAGAGAAGGATTAGGCCGGGCTGATATAATGTTAGATCGTAAATCACTATCTGATTTAGCGGCATGGGAACCAAAAACATTTCACTGTCTAGCTGCGGTTGCCAAAGAAAAACTAAATCtggataattttattgatgGAACTGATAAGAAAGAGCCTACAGGAATCAATTTGAACCTCAAGGATGTAATGTTAGAGGCTTGGCTTAAAGAAAAGAAAtag
- the LOC125064140 gene encoding pancreatic triacylglycerol lipase-like isoform X2, with translation MCSTSTMRRLYLTDRHLRVMLWCILLGLQPAFAGILDPFNWARSDRIEVNIPWLPFENETRCYDELGCLNITRSWYHLIHRPFNVFPLPRVVINTRFILYTKKNPTDGQILNVNANKTIAKSNFSPQRLTKMIIHGFIDTPLSNWVSEMKDELVKAGDFNVVVVDWAGGSLPLYTQATANTRLVGLEVAHFVNTLQKEHGLNPLDVHIIGHSLGAHTAGYAGERIQDLGRITGLDPAEPYFQGMPTHVRLDPTDAQLVDVIHTDGKSIFLLGYGMSQPVGHLDFYPNNGKEQPGCDLTEGPLIPLTLVKQGLEEASRVLVACNHVRAIKLFTESINGKCPYIGHQCPSYQHFVSGKCFHCGHGCAIMGFHADSSPGLITNKNNQSENEVYPSEEQDTIGAKYYLSTGKELPFCQRHYKVVIHLANPKGAESWVQGFLKVTLLSDKGVIRGMDLTPNNYVKLEHGTSYTTVVTNPMDLGGKVRKVELSWEYDMNVLEPRSLCILWCNDRLYVKSVLVDQMELPSRGKRNVDFSSKLCTPKREFAEIPNRGSASFYDNCSR, from the exons gtgCAGTACAAGTACTATGCGAAGACTTTACCTGACGGACAGACACTTAAGAGTAATGTTATGGTGCATTTTACTGGGACTGCAGCCAGCTTTCGCTGGAATTCTCGATCCTTTTAACTGGGCACGTTCAGATCGTATTGAAGTAAACATACCGTGGTTGCCTT TTGAAAACGAAACAAGATGTTACGACGAACTGGGTTGCCTTAATATAACCCGTAGTTGGTATCACCTCATTCATCGACCATTTAATGTCTTCCCATTGCCCAGAGTCGTCATTAATACcag ATTCATCTTATACACGAAAAAGAATCCAACTGACGGCCAAATACTAAACGTAAATGCTAACAAAACTATAGCGAAATCGAACTTTAGTCCTCAGCGCCTGACTAAAATGATTATTCACGGGTTCATTGACACGCCGCTCTCTAATTGG GTTAGTGAGATGAAAGATGAATTGGTGAAAGCGGGTGATTTTAATGTGGTCGTCGTAGACTGGGCCGGAGGTAGTCTACCACTATACACACAGGCGACTGCGAATACGAGGCTAGTAGGTCTCGAAGTTGCACACTTTGTCAACACATTGCAG AAGGAACATGGACTCAATCCACTAGATGTGCATATCATAGGTCATTCATTGGGCGCGCACACGGCGGGCTATGCTGGAGAGAGAATACAG GACTTAGGAAGAATTACCGGACTCGATCCGGCTGAACCTTACTTTCAAGGAATGCCAACCCACGTAAGGTTGGACCCTACAGACGCTCAGCTAGTAGATGTTATACATACAGATGGAAAAAGCATTTTTCTCTTAG GATACGGAATGTCGCAACCAGTGGGCCATCTGGATTTCTACCCGAACAATGGAAAAGAGCAACCAGGTTGTGACCTAACTGAAGGCCCACTAATTCCTCTTACCTTGGTCAAACAAGGACTAGAGGAAGCATCTAGAGTTCTGGTGGCATGCAACCACGTCCGAGCTATTAAACTGTTTACAGAATCTATCAACGGAAAATGTCCTTACATAG GACATCAATGCCCGTCGTATCAACATTTCGTATCAGGAAAGTGTTTCCATTGTGGTCATGGTTGCGCTATAATGGG atttcatGCAGATAGTTCGCCtggtttaattacaaataaaaataatcagtcAGAAAACGAAGTTTATCCCTCTGAAGAACAAGATACAATCGGTGCGAAATATTATCTGAGTACGGGAAAGGAACTACCATTTTGTC agCGCCATTACAAGGTAGTCATTCATTTGGCGAACCCTAAAGGTGCAGAATCATGGGTGCag GGATTTTTGAAAGTAACGCTGCTATCTGATAAAGGAGTTATAAGAGGAATGGATCTCACACCGAATAACTACGTAAA GTTAGAGCATGGGACATCATACACAACTGTAGTTACAAATCCCATGGATTTAGGCGGCAAAGTTAGAAAA GTGGAGTTGTCGTGGGAGTACGATATGAATGTACTAGAGCCGCGATCACTTTGTATTTTATGGTGTAACGACCGCCTTTACGTTAAATCTGTCCTTGTCGATCAAATGGAACTACCGAGCAGAGg GAAACGAAATGTCGACTTCAGCAGTAAGCTGTGTACCCCAAAACGGGAATTCGCCGAAATACCCAATCGAGGCTCGGCAAGTTTCTACGACAACTGTAGCAGATAG